In a genomic window of Streptomyces sp. NBC_01231:
- a CDS encoding catechol 1,2-dioxygenase translates to MGEIVGAGLLAHVPTIVLPEADRLELNEGKEITLVTGLQQLRRDVFERDDYDTVVVLDSHWATTVEFVMTAQDRRAGLFTSEELPRGMCRMPYDFPGDPELAHNVAKFADKHGTWITAIEDDYLPIYYATINLWKFLGEGLPDKRWVTIGVCQTGDMEDHLRLGRALADGIAATPGRRVLVIASGALSHTFWPLREIRDHEASDPAHIRTPEARAADEERIAWFKEGRHDKVLDTMDEFWKFKPEAKFFHYLMMAGALGEQACVARARQYGAYENSVGTGQAHLWFDRPADGWTGADLPASPSPHSRS, encoded by the coding sequence ATGGGTGAGATCGTCGGGGCGGGCCTGCTGGCCCACGTCCCCACCATCGTGCTCCCGGAGGCCGACCGGCTGGAGCTGAACGAGGGCAAGGAGATCACCCTCGTCACCGGCCTGCAGCAACTGCGCCGGGACGTCTTCGAGCGCGACGACTACGACACCGTCGTGGTGCTGGACTCACACTGGGCGACCACCGTGGAGTTCGTGATGACGGCGCAGGACCGACGGGCGGGGCTGTTCACCTCCGAGGAGCTGCCGCGCGGCATGTGCCGGATGCCGTACGACTTCCCGGGCGACCCGGAACTCGCCCACAACGTGGCGAAGTTCGCGGACAAGCACGGCACCTGGATCACCGCGATCGAGGACGACTACCTGCCGATCTACTACGCCACCATCAATCTCTGGAAGTTCCTCGGCGAGGGCCTGCCGGACAAGCGGTGGGTGACCATCGGCGTCTGTCAGACCGGAGACATGGAGGACCACCTACGGCTCGGCCGCGCGCTCGCCGACGGCATCGCCGCCACCCCCGGCCGCCGGGTCCTGGTCATCGCCTCCGGTGCTCTCTCGCACACCTTCTGGCCGCTTCGTGAGATCCGTGACCACGAGGCCAGCGACCCCGCGCACATCCGCACCCCCGAGGCGCGCGCGGCCGACGAGGAGCGCATCGCCTGGTTCAAGGAGGGCCGCCACGACAAGGTCCTCGACACCATGGACGAGTTCTGGAAGTTCAAGCCCGAGGCGAAGTTCTTCCACTACCTGATGATGGCCGGCGCCCTGGGCGAGCAGGCGTGCGTCGCCAGGGCCCGGCAGTACGGCGCGTACGAGAACTCCGTGGGCACCGGCCAAGCACACCTCTGGTTCGACCGCCCCGCCGACGGCTGGACCGGCGCCGACCTGCCCGCCTCCCCGTCCCCGCACAGCCGCTCCTAG
- a CDS encoding aldehyde dehydrogenase — protein sequence MHNVTHEELLTRAKELCLPTQHHIDGRAESGSGATFAVVAPRDGQILTHVADAGEAEVDLAVAAARRAFDSGCWPRLPPADRGRILLRIAELLEERREQLALTVGLEMGKPVTDAYDIELRAVINTFRWYGQLADKLTDESPHTAPDALALVTHEPAGVVGSVVPWNFPLTLASWKVAPALAAGCTVVLKPSESSPLSALLLGRIGTEAGLPPGVLNVVTGDGPTAGRAIGLHPDINVLAFTGSTAVGRHFLHYAADSNLKRVWLELGGKSPNIILPDAPDLEKAAATAAWGIFFNQGEMCTAPSRLLVHSSIAEQVTDAVVRRARELRVGDPLDPATEMGALVSQAHLDRVLDHIGTGRAEGARLRTGGEPTLTATGGSFLQPTVFDQVDPGMRLAREEIFGPVLSVLTFDDLDEAVRLANATEYGLAAGLWTSDLSTAHQVSRALKAGTVWVNCYEEGDLTVPFGGMKQSGNGRDKSAHALEKYTEVKTTWIQL from the coding sequence ATGCACAACGTCACCCACGAAGAACTGCTGACGCGGGCCAAGGAACTCTGCCTGCCCACCCAGCACCACATCGACGGCCGGGCCGAAAGCGGCAGTGGCGCCACGTTCGCCGTCGTCGCGCCCCGGGACGGGCAGATCCTCACCCACGTGGCCGATGCGGGCGAGGCCGAGGTCGACCTCGCGGTCGCGGCCGCACGTCGCGCCTTCGACTCCGGCTGCTGGCCACGCCTGCCCCCCGCCGATCGCGGCCGGATCCTGCTGAGGATCGCCGAACTCCTCGAAGAGCGACGCGAGCAACTCGCCCTCACGGTCGGCCTGGAGATGGGCAAGCCGGTCACCGACGCGTACGACATCGAACTGCGCGCCGTCATCAACACGTTCCGCTGGTACGGGCAACTCGCCGACAAACTGACCGACGAGTCCCCGCACACCGCCCCCGACGCCCTCGCCCTCGTCACCCACGAACCCGCCGGGGTCGTCGGCTCGGTCGTACCGTGGAACTTCCCGCTCACCCTGGCCAGTTGGAAGGTCGCCCCGGCCTTGGCCGCAGGCTGCACCGTCGTCCTGAAGCCGTCCGAATCGTCTCCGCTGTCAGCCCTGCTCCTGGGCCGCATCGGCACCGAGGCCGGACTGCCCCCGGGCGTCCTCAACGTCGTCACGGGCGACGGCCCGACCGCCGGGCGGGCGATCGGCCTGCACCCGGACATCAACGTGCTGGCCTTCACCGGCTCCACCGCCGTCGGCCGCCACTTCCTGCACTACGCCGCTGACTCCAACCTCAAGCGCGTCTGGCTGGAACTGGGCGGCAAGTCACCCAACATCATTCTCCCGGACGCCCCCGATCTGGAGAAGGCCGCCGCCACCGCGGCCTGGGGCATCTTCTTCAACCAGGGCGAGATGTGCACCGCGCCCTCCAGGCTGCTGGTGCACTCCTCCATCGCCGAGCAGGTCACCGACGCTGTGGTCCGGCGGGCGCGGGAACTGAGGGTCGGCGATCCTCTCGATCCGGCCACCGAGATGGGCGCACTGGTCTCGCAGGCCCATCTGGACCGCGTCCTCGATCACATCGGCACCGGCCGGGCAGAGGGTGCCCGGCTGCGCACCGGTGGCGAGCCAACCCTCACCGCCACCGGCGGCAGCTTCCTCCAGCCCACGGTCTTCGACCAGGTCGACCCCGGCATGCGGCTGGCCCGCGAGGAGATCTTCGGCCCCGTGTTGTCCGTCCTCACCTTCGATGACCTCGACGAGGCGGTCCGCCTGGCCAACGCCACGGAATACGGTCTCGCCGCCGGCCTGTGGACCTCCGACCTGTCCACCGCCCACCAGGTCTCCCGCGCTCTGAAGGCCGGCACGGTCTGGGTCAACTGCTACGAGGAGGGCGACCTCACCGTCCCCTTCGGCGGCATGAAGCAGTCCGGCAACGGCCGAGACAAGTCCGCGCACGCCCTGGAGAAGTACACCGAAGTCAAGACCACCTGGATCCAACTGTGA
- a CDS encoding nuclear transport factor 2 family protein has translation MHPFRKAVESGDMDAVVGLLADDVVFTSPIAFKPYSGKAITAAFLRGVFRVFEDFTYIREIAGPDGRDHAFVFTTTVAGKKLQGCDLLHFDENGRIDDFTVMVRPLSAAQALAEAMGAQFEQIAREAAEQ, from the coding sequence ATGCATCCGTTCCGCAAGGCCGTCGAGAGCGGTGACATGGACGCCGTGGTCGGCCTGCTGGCCGACGACGTCGTCTTCACCAGCCCGATCGCCTTCAAGCCGTACTCGGGCAAGGCGATCACCGCCGCGTTCCTGCGTGGTGTGTTCCGCGTCTTCGAGGACTTCACGTACATCCGTGAGATCGCGGGGCCCGACGGCCGCGACCATGCCTTCGTCTTCACCACGACCGTCGCCGGCAAGAAGCTCCAGGGCTGCGATCTCCTCCACTTCGACGAGAACGGCAGGATCGACGACTTCACGGTGATGGTGCGCCCGCTCTCCGCCGCCCAGGCGCTGGCCGAGGCCATGGGCGCCCAGTTCGAGCAGATCGCACGAGAGGCCGCCGAACAGTGA
- a CDS encoding fumarylacetoacetate hydrolase family protein — protein MPEYRRILLDGAACQVTVDGDELVAADGRRVKTEDAPHLPPVVPTKVIAVHLNHRSRVDEFRIGLPGTPTYFHKPTSSLNCHQGAIVRPEGCKWLNYEGEVGIVIGKTARNIAPAEAGEYIAGYTIANDYGLHDFRDTDAGSMLRVKGSDTLCPLGPGLVTDWDFHGKYLRTYVNGQVVQDGSTDEMQWDMHYLVADIARTITLHPGDVLLSGTPANSRPVQPGDVVEVEVEGLGRLTNHIVTGPTPIRTDVGAQPTESEEVLSTALGGDWEFRGIRPPKR, from the coding sequence ATGCCCGAATACCGCCGCATCCTCCTCGACGGCGCCGCCTGCCAGGTCACCGTCGACGGGGACGAACTCGTCGCCGCGGACGGCCGCCGCGTCAAGACCGAGGACGCCCCGCACCTGCCCCCGGTCGTGCCGACGAAGGTGATCGCCGTCCACCTCAACCACCGCAGCCGCGTCGACGAGTTCCGGATCGGTCTGCCCGGCACCCCGACCTACTTCCACAAGCCGACCTCCTCCCTCAACTGCCACCAGGGTGCGATCGTCCGCCCTGAGGGCTGCAAGTGGCTCAACTACGAGGGCGAGGTCGGCATCGTCATCGGCAAGACCGCGCGCAACATCGCCCCGGCCGAGGCGGGCGAGTACATCGCCGGCTACACGATCGCCAACGACTACGGCCTGCACGACTTCCGCGACACCGACGCCGGCTCCATGCTCCGCGTCAAGGGTTCCGACACCCTCTGCCCACTCGGCCCCGGCCTCGTCACCGACTGGGACTTCCACGGCAAGTACCTGCGGACCTACGTCAACGGCCAGGTGGTGCAGGACGGTTCGACCGACGAGATGCAGTGGGACATGCACTACCTCGTCGCCGACATCGCCCGCACCATCACCCTCCACCCGGGCGACGTCCTGCTCTCCGGAACCCCCGCCAACTCCCGACCCGTCCAGCCCGGCGACGTCGTCGAGGTCGAAGTCGAAGGCCTGGGCCGCCTCACCAACCACATAGTCACCGGCCCCACCCCCATCCGCACCGACGTCGGCGCCCAGCCCACCGAATCCGAGGAAGTGCTGTCCACCGCACTCGGAGGCGACTGGGAGTTCCGCGGCATCCGCCCGCCCAAGCGCTGA
- a CDS encoding multidrug effflux MFS transporter: MAPLATDMYVPGFPELGRALHARESVVQLSMTAFLAGLVLGQVVIGPLSDGLGRRRLLLPGTALFAVLSLACALVPNAQALIAVRFLEGVAGAAGMVLAQAVVTDWFHGPELPRYYSLLSMVLGLAPVTAPVLGGAVLSVGSWRAVFVVLAIIGVLLFLAALFGVRESLPLERRQQGGVVTAFRAMGRLLGHRAFVGCMLAQAFSAAALFSYIAGSSFVFENLYGVSATRYSLIFATNAAGMVLAGWTFGVLSKCLPVGGLLAAGAAVALAGTLLQVMVLAADGGALAGTWACMFISLFGIGIVFPASVSLGQSLGRKASGAASALLGGAEFLFGALASPLVGVFGTGSPMPMAVIMLSAMLCAVLALAFLSRPWRTHGALPWERGATAS, encoded by the coding sequence GTGGCCCCCTTGGCCACGGACATGTACGTGCCCGGCTTCCCCGAGCTGGGGCGGGCCCTGCACGCGAGAGAGTCGGTCGTGCAGCTCTCCATGACCGCCTTCCTGGCCGGGCTCGTGCTGGGCCAGGTGGTCATCGGGCCGCTCAGCGACGGTCTCGGACGCCGCCGCCTGCTCCTGCCCGGCACCGCTCTGTTCGCCGTGCTGTCCCTGGCGTGCGCGCTCGTCCCCAATGCTCAGGCGCTGATCGCTGTGCGGTTCCTGGAGGGCGTCGCCGGGGCGGCCGGCATGGTGCTGGCGCAGGCGGTAGTCACCGACTGGTTCCACGGCCCCGAACTGCCTCGGTACTACTCGCTGCTGTCGATGGTGCTGGGCCTGGCGCCCGTCACTGCACCGGTGCTCGGCGGTGCCGTCCTGTCGGTCGGGAGCTGGCGGGCCGTCTTCGTCGTGCTCGCGATCATCGGGGTCCTGCTCTTCCTGGCCGCACTGTTCGGCGTCCGTGAGTCCCTGCCCCTTGAGCGGCGCCAGCAGGGCGGGGTGGTCACCGCGTTCCGTGCCATGGGCCGGCTGCTCGGCCACCGCGCGTTCGTCGGCTGCATGCTGGCCCAGGCGTTCAGCGCCGCGGCGCTCTTCTCGTACATCGCCGGCTCCAGCTTCGTCTTCGAGAACCTGTACGGCGTGTCCGCCACCCGGTACAGCCTGATCTTCGCGACCAACGCGGCTGGCATGGTGCTCGCCGGCTGGACCTTCGGGGTTCTCTCCAAATGCCTGCCGGTGGGCGGCCTGCTGGCGGCCGGGGCCGCTGTGGCGCTCGCAGGCACGCTGCTGCAGGTGATGGTGCTTGCCGCCGACGGCGGTGCCCTGGCCGGCACCTGGGCATGCATGTTCATCTCTCTGTTCGGCATCGGGATCGTCTTCCCGGCGAGCGTGTCCCTCGGTCAGTCACTGGGCCGGAAGGCGTCCGGAGCCGCCTCGGCACTGCTCGGCGGGGCGGAGTTCCTGTTCGGAGCCCTCGCCTCCCCGCTCGTCGGCGTGTTCGGCACCGGCAGTCCCATGCCGATGGCGGTCATCATGCTGAGCGCCATGCTCTGTGCCGTACTCGCGCTGGCGTTCCTGAGTCGCCCTTGGCGGACCCACGGCGCACTGCCCTGGGAGCGAGGCGCCACCGCCTCCTGA
- a CDS encoding FadR family transcriptional regulator: protein MEGLRQPRRASTLAAQVADQLREQLASGRWPVDTRIPGEQELAEMLQVSRNTIREALRALVHLGLLEARVGDGTYVRVTSELEAVLLRRTATTPPADVLELRAVLEEHAAGLAAERRSEADTARLRELLAAARESNHSGEMAQIAAADGAFHLAVVQASGNELLAEVYEHLGGALTAVLTALPWDGDVAAEHDHWHGALVDAIGAGDAVAARYAASMLVRVTGRLSAEAAAEKGGAVGSGRHAGA from the coding sequence ATGGAAGGATTGCGGCAGCCACGCCGGGCGTCGACTCTGGCCGCACAGGTTGCGGACCAGCTGCGGGAGCAACTGGCTTCCGGGCGGTGGCCGGTGGACACCCGTATCCCGGGTGAGCAGGAACTGGCCGAGATGCTCCAGGTGAGCCGGAACACCATTCGCGAAGCATTGCGGGCGCTGGTGCACCTCGGTCTGCTGGAGGCCCGGGTCGGCGATGGCACCTACGTCCGGGTGACCAGCGAGTTGGAGGCGGTCCTGCTGCGGCGCACGGCCACCACGCCTCCGGCGGACGTATTGGAACTGCGGGCGGTGCTGGAGGAGCATGCCGCCGGCTTGGCCGCCGAACGGCGGTCGGAAGCGGATACCGCCCGGCTGCGGGAATTGCTGGCGGCGGCCCGCGAGAGCAACCACTCGGGGGAGATGGCGCAGATAGCGGCCGCCGATGGAGCTTTTCACCTGGCCGTCGTGCAGGCCAGCGGCAATGAGTTGCTCGCGGAGGTCTACGAACATCTAGGCGGTGCTCTGACTGCCGTGCTGACCGCGCTCCCGTGGGACGGCGACGTCGCCGCCGAACATGACCACTGGCATGGTGCACTGGTCGACGCGATCGGTGCCGGCGACGCGGTCGCTGCCCGCTACGCGGCTTCCATGCTGGTGAGAGTCACAGGCCGGCTGAGCGCGGAGGCCGCCGCTGAAAAGGGCGGTGCGGTGGGAAGCGGTCGTCATGCGGGTGCATGA
- a CDS encoding PadR family transcriptional regulator, with translation MALRNAVMAALLEGEASGYDLAKGFDATVANFWMSTPQQLYRELERMEAEGLVTARLVEQERRPNKRLFSLTETGREAVHAYTTGPLGKPAVIRDELMVKVQCLDAGDIHAVRKAITERMEWATVKLARYERLRQRLLDGRSEEAYFAEAERIGPYLTLLRGMSFERENLQWGGIAVRRLDQRAAALQANPAGPATDARDG, from the coding sequence ATGGCATTGCGGAACGCGGTGATGGCCGCGCTGCTCGAGGGCGAGGCGTCCGGCTACGACCTTGCAAAGGGATTCGACGCGACGGTCGCCAACTTCTGGATGTCGACGCCCCAGCAGCTCTACCGGGAGCTGGAACGCATGGAGGCCGAAGGGCTGGTCACGGCCCGCCTCGTCGAGCAGGAGCGACGCCCCAACAAGCGACTGTTCTCCTTGACGGAGACCGGGCGTGAGGCCGTACACGCCTACACGACCGGGCCTTTGGGCAAGCCGGCGGTGATCCGGGACGAGTTGATGGTCAAGGTGCAGTGCCTGGACGCGGGCGACATCCACGCGGTCCGTAAGGCCATCACCGAGCGCATGGAGTGGGCGACCGTCAAGCTGGCCCGGTATGAGCGGCTCCGGCAGCGCCTGCTCGACGGGCGCTCCGAGGAGGCCTACTTTGCCGAGGCCGAACGTATCGGCCCCTACCTCACCCTGCTACGCGGCATGTCGTTCGAGCGGGAGAATCTTCAGTGGGGGGGAATCGCGGTGCGCAGGCTGGACCAGCGTGCGGCCGCTCTCCAGGCGAACCCGGCCGGCCCGGCGACAGACGCGCGTGACGGCTAA
- a CDS encoding gamma-glutamyl-gamma-aminobutyrate hydrolase family protein: MTRPLVAIPARFSATTSALRYAAEVNARALIEAVWRAGGEPVSIHPSDPADTDVAARLTRFDGVLLPGGGDLAPHRYGATDTHDTVYDVDDLQDAFDLEVARIALGLGLPLLAICRGLQVVNVALGGTLQQDMGGPDREHRHLLHPVSIRSGTLTAQALGADKVEASCYHHQLVDRLGNGLTVAATAEDGTTEALELPTVRGWFVAVQWHPEDTAHHDRSQQNLFDALVRHARSD; the protein is encoded by the coding sequence GTGACCCGCCCCCTTGTAGCCATCCCCGCCCGCTTCTCCGCCACGACCTCCGCACTCCGTTACGCCGCCGAGGTCAACGCCCGGGCGCTGATCGAGGCCGTCTGGCGGGCGGGCGGCGAACCGGTGAGCATCCACCCGTCCGACCCCGCCGACACCGACGTCGCCGCCCGACTCACCCGCTTCGACGGCGTCCTCCTCCCCGGCGGCGGCGATCTCGCCCCGCACCGCTACGGCGCCACCGACACCCACGACACCGTCTACGACGTCGACGACCTCCAGGACGCCTTCGACCTCGAAGTCGCCCGCATCGCACTGGGCTTGGGCCTGCCCCTGCTGGCGATCTGCCGAGGCCTGCAGGTCGTCAACGTGGCTCTTGGCGGCACCCTGCAGCAGGACATGGGCGGCCCCGACCGCGAGCATCGCCATCTGCTGCACCCCGTGAGCATCCGCTCGGGAACGCTGACGGCGCAGGCATTGGGCGCCGACAAGGTCGAGGCGTCCTGCTACCACCACCAGCTGGTCGACCGCCTGGGCAACGGCCTGACCGTGGCCGCCACCGCCGAGGACGGCACCACCGAAGCCCTCGAACTACCCACCGTACGAGGCTGGTTCGTGGCGGTGCAGTGGCACCCGGAGGACACCGCGCACCATGACCGCTCCCAGCAAAACCTGTTCGACGCCCTGGTACGTCATGCCCGCTCCGACTGA
- a CDS encoding aminotransferase class I/II-fold pyridoxal phosphate-dependent enzyme, with protein MDLNKWLAEAVASNAEWGKTFGPFDPHPALAVDDGRFAAAFEVFTERLKDNYPFFHPRYAGQMLKPPHPAAVVGYLTAMLINPNNHALDGGPATAAMEREVVQQLATMFGYDTHLGHLTTSGTIANLEALFVARELHPGKGIAYSTEAHYTHGRMCGVLGVEGFPVPADDLGRMDLDALEELLRGGQVGTVVLTTGTTALGAVEPIHEALALRERYGVRIHVDAAYGGFFTLLAGADGPEGLPAEPWKAVAQADSIVVDPHKHGLQPYGCGAVLFRDPSVGRFYLHDSPYTYFTSEELHLGEISLECSRAGAAAAALWLTFQLLPPTREGLGQVLAAGRRAALRWAELIEGSEHFELYQPPQLDIVSYFPLTAGHTLSEIDEASSRILQEGMTDSEDPVFLSTLRVGAERLTARDPKITADADGARILRSVLMKPESETYVEDLHRRLERLAR; from the coding sequence ATGGATCTGAACAAGTGGCTGGCCGAGGCGGTCGCGTCGAATGCCGAGTGGGGGAAGACCTTCGGTCCCTTCGACCCGCACCCGGCGCTGGCCGTCGATGACGGCCGGTTCGCCGCCGCGTTCGAGGTCTTCACCGAGAGACTGAAGGACAACTACCCCTTCTTCCACCCCCGTTACGCGGGCCAGATGCTCAAGCCGCCGCACCCGGCAGCCGTGGTCGGCTACCTGACCGCGATGCTGATCAACCCGAACAACCACGCCCTGGACGGCGGGCCGGCCACCGCCGCGATGGAGCGTGAGGTGGTCCAACAGCTAGCCACGATGTTCGGCTACGACACCCACCTCGGGCATCTGACCACCAGCGGCACCATAGCCAACCTCGAAGCCCTCTTCGTGGCCCGCGAACTGCACCCGGGCAAGGGCATCGCCTACAGCACCGAGGCTCACTACACGCACGGCCGGATGTGCGGCGTCCTGGGGGTGGAGGGTTTCCCCGTCCCCGCCGACGACCTGGGCCGCATGGATCTCGACGCGCTGGAGGAGCTGCTGCGCGGCGGGCAGGTCGGCACCGTCGTACTCACCACCGGCACGACCGCGCTCGGCGCCGTCGAGCCGATCCACGAGGCGCTGGCGCTGCGGGAGCGGTACGGCGTGCGCATCCACGTCGACGCCGCCTACGGCGGATTCTTCACGCTGCTGGCCGGAGCCGACGGCCCCGAGGGCCTGCCGGCCGAGCCCTGGAAGGCCGTCGCCCAGGCCGACTCCATCGTGGTGGACCCGCACAAGCACGGCCTGCAGCCCTACGGCTGTGGCGCCGTCCTCTTCCGCGACCCCTCCGTCGGCCGCTTCTACCTGCACGACTCCCCGTACACGTACTTCACCTCCGAGGAACTGCACCTGGGCGAGATCAGCCTGGAGTGCTCCCGGGCGGGCGCGGCGGCCGCCGCGCTGTGGCTGACCTTCCAGTTGCTGCCTCCCACCCGTGAGGGGCTGGGCCAGGTGCTGGCGGCCGGCCGACGGGCGGCGCTGCGCTGGGCGGAGCTGATCGAGGGCTCCGAGCACTTTGAGCTCTACCAGCCCCCGCAGCTCGACATCGTCAGCTACTTCCCGCTGACGGCCGGCCACACCCTCTCGGAGATCGATGAGGCCAGCAGCCGCATCCTGCAGGAAGGCATGACTGACAGCGAGGATCCGGTCTTCCTCAGCACACTCCGCGTCGGCGCCGAGCGTCTCACCGCCCGGGACCCGAAGATCACCGCGGATGCCGACGGCGCGCGGATCCTGCGCAGCGTGCTGATGAAGCCCGAGTCCGAGACCTACGTCGAGGACCTGCACCGGCGGCTGGAGCGGCTCGCCCGCTGA
- a CDS encoding SDR family NAD(P)-dependent oxidoreductase, with amino-acid sequence MASITGRTVLIVGASSGIGAEVARRLGHGGNRLVVTARRAPELAALAKNVRAAGSTCLDIPADALDPQAAADVVATAVAEYGSIDIALLNAGQGPDMSMDDVTVADVARIRALNYDVVVNYLIPLITQLGNQTHGGLIAHTNSLAGLMGIPRQGPYSAAKAAARTLIDAARVELAPKGIRFTSIHPGFVATDRVNADRLPKPFQVSTERAARHVIRALEREPAQAYFPWATTALVRTLSALPTSVSSVVLRSLASR; translated from the coding sequence ATGGCAAGCATCACGGGCAGGACGGTTCTGATCGTCGGCGCCTCATCAGGGATCGGCGCGGAGGTCGCGCGCCGGCTCGGCCACGGTGGCAACCGTCTGGTCGTCACGGCACGACGAGCCCCCGAACTGGCAGCCCTGGCGAAGAACGTACGAGCGGCCGGGAGCACCTGCCTGGACATTCCCGCCGACGCCCTGGACCCGCAGGCGGCCGCCGACGTGGTGGCGACCGCCGTCGCCGAGTACGGCTCGATCGACATCGCCCTGCTCAACGCCGGCCAGGGACCGGACATGTCGATGGACGACGTCACCGTGGCAGACGTGGCACGGATCAGGGCGCTGAACTACGACGTCGTCGTCAACTACCTGATCCCGCTGATCACACAGCTGGGAAACCAGACGCACGGCGGCCTGATCGCCCACACCAACTCGCTGGCAGGGCTCATGGGCATCCCCCGCCAAGGCCCCTACTCCGCCGCGAAGGCGGCCGCCCGCACGCTCATCGACGCCGCGCGCGTCGAACTGGCGCCCAAGGGGATCCGGTTCACCAGCATCCACCCCGGCTTCGTGGCGACCGACCGGGTCAACGCCGACCGCCTGCCCAAACCCTTCCAGGTCAGCACCGAGCGCGCGGCACGCCATGTCATACGTGCACTGGAGAGAGAACCGGCACAGGCGTACTTCCCCTGGGCGACAACCGCACTGGTCCGTACCCTGAGCGCCCTGCCCACCTCGGTCTCCTCCGTAGTCCTCCGGAGCCTGGCCTCCCGATGA
- a CDS encoding acetoacetate decarboxylase family protein, whose amino-acid sequence MAMVRGYFHPKTATGASSLIPSPPWRYSGDLLTVEYRTDPARVRDLLPEPLELADEDPGAVAFIWADWQSCSPSGEELLDPVRAQYKEAFAVVRCKYKGQTYTRCVYIWVDKDFAIARGLHQGYPKKLGSIHQTRPHSYGPAPRIEAGARFGATLAAADRRLAQAVVTLREPARTNGFVNAHPMAHHRWLPSIEKGKGLALDELIESGAASFEGGQPWVGDAELELFDSPTEELARLEIREPIAAYYRQVGVVWDGGRLLESGTSGAE is encoded by the coding sequence ATGGCCATGGTCCGTGGCTACTTCCACCCCAAGACGGCGACGGGCGCCTCGTCGCTCATCCCCTCCCCGCCCTGGCGCTACTCCGGTGACCTGCTCACCGTGGAGTACCGCACCGACCCCGCCCGGGTTCGCGACCTGCTGCCCGAGCCGCTGGAGCTCGCTGACGAGGACCCCGGCGCCGTGGCGTTCATCTGGGCCGACTGGCAATCCTGCTCGCCCTCAGGAGAGGAGCTGCTGGACCCGGTGCGCGCACAGTACAAGGAAGCGTTCGCCGTCGTCCGCTGCAAGTACAAGGGCCAGACCTACACGCGTTGCGTGTACATCTGGGTCGACAAGGACTTCGCGATCGCCCGCGGACTGCACCAGGGCTACCCGAAGAAGCTCGGCTCCATCCACCAGACCCGCCCGCACTCCTACGGGCCGGCGCCCCGCATCGAGGCCGGTGCCCGCTTCGGCGCGACCCTCGCCGCCGCAGACCGGCGCCTCGCGCAGGCCGTGGTGACCCTGCGTGAGCCGGCGCGGACGAACGGGTTCGTCAACGCCCATCCGATGGCCCACCACCGCTGGCTGCCGTCGATCGAGAAGGGCAAGGGTCTCGCGCTGGACGAGCTGATCGAGTCCGGTGCCGCCTCGTTCGAAGGCGGTCAGCCCTGGGTCGGCGACGCCGAGCTGGAACTGTTCGACTCGCCCACCGAGGAACTGGCCCGCCTGGAGATCCGCGAACCGATCGCCGCGTACTACCGCCAGGTCGGTGTCGTGTGGGACGGCGGCCGACTTCTGGAGTCCGGCACCTCCGGCGCCGAGTGA